One Natator depressus isolate rNatDep1 chromosome 6, rNatDep2.hap1, whole genome shotgun sequence DNA window includes the following coding sequences:
- the LOC141988477 gene encoding RING finger protein 112-like, producing MGNANNKGLIPPPSLKPAPEGMVDRLQEDVTCSICLDILEDPVSIECGHNFCQGCLAAHWSGVSAWGYECPECRAPCSRNRTTPDTRLKSLVEKIRNLPREEALTATGTVRPEPGPRAQPEPGHPVQLVCLDEKGGLTLDKEALSHCLEQGGVGDAPICLVSIVGEQRRGKSFLLNYLLRRLQSLDVKDGSWMGREEEPLEGFEWRVGARSITKGVWAWSQPFWVPSEGGQVAVLLVDTEGSMDIARDRETSVKLSTLSMLLGSYQILNVSSQLKDPDLEYLEMFLHVAEEVGKEYGLESIQHLDLLVRDWSNSPVLGTDGGKEHLRDVRQMLAARSPWKHPKALEALSRSKTRCYLMPFPGKRIMTGSQGCLRDMDEDFRDSLRDYVTGLVASAGQHVWRDRHGALVTGSQLATKIKTFSDLMKKHCFGFSSPAQMAIIFHNQRVLDRASADHAVFLREKDGDSQNMVACLKVRPSKMAELFAERRGQLLWRCRTDMREPAPEKEAQLTGLEEELTREAETFLESYGKRFKKFAILAGVGAGVLVLGPVGGAAGAGIAAAAIAAEVAVAIGAGTGAVAGIVVGGGVGGGVGGNIAQKDRQRAKAAGSGREEEDGTEDLSDDKPLI from the exons ATGggaaatgcaaataataaagG GCTGATCCCACCCCCCTCCTTGAAGCCAGCTCCAGAGGGGATGGTGGATCGACTCCAGGAGGACGTCACCTGCTCCATCTGCCTGGACATCTTGGAGGACCCCGTCTCCATCGAGTGTGGCCACAACTTCTGCCAGGGCTGCCTCGCAGCTCACTGGAGCGGGGTCTCGGCTTGGGGGTACGAGTGCCCCGAGTGccgggctccctgctccaggaacCGGACGACCCCAGACACACGTCTCAAAAGCCTGGTGGAGAAAATCAGAAACCTGCCACGTGAAGAGGCATTGACAGCAACAGGGACAGTGAGGCCTGAG CCGGGGCCGAGGGCTCAGCCAGAGCCGGGGCACCCGGTGCAGCTGGTGTGTCTGGATGAGAAAGGGGGCCTGACCCTGGACAAGGAAGCCCTGAGCCactgcctggagcagggtggggtgggggacgcCCCCATCTGCCTGGTGTCCATTGTCGGGGAGCAGCGCCGGGGCAAATCCTTCCTGCTGAACTACCTGCTGCGCCGGCTCCAGAGCCTG gaTGTGAAGGATGGATCCTGGATGGGCCGGGAGGAGGAGCCCCTGGAGGGGTTCGAGTGGCGAGTTGGTGCCCGCAGCATCACCAAGGGGGTGTGGGCGTGGAGTCAGCCCTTCTGGGTCCCCTCCGAGGGGGGGCAG gtggcCGTGCTGCTGGTTGACACCGAGGGCTCCATGGACATCGCCAGAGACAGGGAGACCAGCGTCAAACTCTCCACCCTATCCATGCTGCTTGGCTCCTACCAG ATCCTGAATGTTTCCAGCCAGCTAAAGGACCCCGATCTAGAATATCTGGag atGTTTCTGCACGTGGCCGAAGAGGTGGGAAAGGAATACGGGCTGGAGTCCATTCAG CACCTAGACCTGCTGGTGCGGGATTGGAGCAACTCCCCGGTCCTTGGAACGGACGGTGGGAAGGAGCATCTGAGAGACGTCCGACAG ATGCTGGCGGCGAGGTCCCCTTGGAAACACCCCAAGGCCCTGGAAGCGCTGAGCAGAAGCAAAACCCGCTGTTACCTGATGCCCTTCCCTGGCAAGCGGATCATGACTGGAAGCCAGGGATGCCTGAGAG ACATGGATGAGGATTTCCGGGACAGCCTGAGGGACTACGTCACCGGTCTGGTGGCCTCAGCCGGTCAACACGTCTGGAGGGACCGGCACGGGGCGCTGGTGACTGGGTCACAGCTCGCTACCAAGATAAAG ACATTCTCTGATCTGATGAAGAAACATTGTTTCGGCTTCTCCTCTCCCGCTCAG ATGGCCATCATCTTCCACAACCAGAGAGTCCTGGACAGGGCCAGCGCAGACCACGCTGTGTTTTTGAGGGAGAAG GACGGCGACTCCCAGAACATGGTCGCCTGCCTGAAGGTGCGGCCGAGCAAGATGGCGGAGCTGTTCGCGGAGCGGCGCGGGCAGTTGCTCTGGCGGTGCCGGACGGACATGCGGGAGCCGGCCCCGGAGAAAGAGGCCCAGCTgacagggctggaggaggagctgacgCGGGAGGCCGAGACCTTCCTGGAGAGCTACGGGAAGCGCTTCAAGAAATTCGCCATTTTGGCGGGCGTGGGCGCGGGGGTGCTGGTCCTGGGACCGGTGGGCGGCGCTGCCGGTGCCGGGATCGCCGCCGCTGCCATCGCTGCCGAGGTGGCGGTGGCCATTGGGGCTGGGACGGGCGCCGTGGCCGGGATTGTCGTGGGTGGGGGCGTGGGCGGGGGAGTTGGTGGGAACATCGCCCAGAAGGATAGGCAGAGGGCCAAGGCTGCTGGCagcgggagggaggaggaggacggCACTGAGGATCTATCCGATGACAAACCCCTGATCTGA